The window GTCATCGATTCTTCGGGAACGGGTCATCGAATCGTCAAGTCATGGCGACTATACGGGCGATGGCGGCCCGCGTCGCAGGGGAATCGAGCGAGCCTCCAGCATGTCTCGAGCGGCGCGGACCGCCGCCCCCTTCAGCGCGCGTGCAGCCGGCGGTGTTCGAGGACCGCGGCCAGGGCGTAGGCGCCGCCGCCCGCGAGGGTGAGGACCCAGTAGAAGGCGGGGGCGGTGAACGCGAGGGCCGCGGTGGAGGCCAGGGCCAGCCAGACACCGAGGCTGTAGTGCAGCACGTTGCGGCGTACGGCGCCTTCGGCGAGGTAGACCAGGCCGACGACGAGCCCGGAGCCGGCCGGCCACAGCACGGACTGGAGATCCGGCTGGCCGAGCACGGAGGTCAGGCCGGTGATGGCCAGGAACAGGGCCGTGAAGGCCGTGATCCAGGCCGCGCCGAGCAGCTTGCCCGAGAGGACCTCCGGTGCGGAGGCCCCGTGCTGGGCCCGCAGCGCGGCCAGGGTGGCCATGGTGATGCCGGCGACGAGTCCGCCGCCGAGGAGCGTCATGGGCAGCCAGTCGGGCAGGCCGAGCAGGGGAGCGGGCCCCCGGGAGACCGCGGCCGTGCCGTGGCCGAGCAGGTAGGCCAGTCCGAAACTGACGTAGGCCGCACGGTTGTCGACCTCGCGAGGGCGGCCACGGCCGCCGGCCTCACGAACGGCGGCGGGCGGCAAGGCGGTGGTGGGGCTGGACATGGTGGCAGATCTCCATCCGGGACGGGCGGGGGTGGTGACGGTCTCGCCGGGGGCGCGGGCGATACCGCGCCCCCGGGACGGCACGTCAGCCGTTGCCGTGGTCCAGCTCGCTGTCGGGGACCCAGGAGCCGTGGATTCCGGCCGTCACCCGGTGGGGCAGATGGACGGTGGCGACCCTGTCGAGGCCGGAGGCGTCCAGGACCAGCAGCTGGGAGGAGTCCTGCTTGAGGTCGGAGACCACGGTCAGCAGATAGCCGTCGTCCTCGCTCGTGGCATCGGCGGCGGGCACGAAGACGGCCTCGCTCGGCATCCGGGCATCGCCCACCTGGTGGATGCGGCGGGCACCGGTGGTGCGGTCGTACTTGACGACACCGTAGCCGCCGAAACCGTTCTCGTCGGGGAAGGCGATCGCGTACTGGTAGCGGTTCTCCACACCCAGGAAGTCCTCGTTGAGGGTCGGGAACTCCACCGGCAGATCGTCGATGATCTGCTCGCCGACGGTCCCCTCCGCCAGGTCGATCACCCAACGGCGGGTGTAGGAGCGGGAGCCGGGCTCACTGCCGCGCCCGGGCGCCCCGACCCACCAGTTCCAGGAGAGCCGGAAGCCCTCGCGGTCCACGGTGGGACCCTCCAGGACGATGCGGCCCAGGCCGTCCTCGTAGGCGTTGGAGACGTGCAGCATGTTGCCGGGCTCGATGGAGAACCAGCGGACGTGCCGGGCCCCGTCACCACCGCGCGGCATGACACCGATACGGGCGGGCTGGTGATCGCTCCAGCTGTAGGGGATACCGGAGTGCTCCGTGGCGTCGAAGGTGACATTGCCCTCGACGAACACCACATGACGGCGGGTGATCGCGAAATCGTGCTTGAGCGAGGCGGTCGCCCCCGGCACATCGGCACTGTCGGTGATCTCGCCCTTGGCGTCCGCGACGTAGTACGTCAGGAACGGCGGGAACGGCGAGGACCCGAAGAAGTGGAGCTCCCCGGTCACCGGGTCCTCCTTGGGGTGCGCGGTCATCGCACTGCGCAGCTTGCCGCCGAAGTCGTGGGCGCCGACCGTTTCCAGCTCCGGGGTGAGCTCGAAGGGGAAGTTCGCCTCGCACAGCGCCAGCAGGCGTCCGCCGTGCTCGATGATGTGCGTACCGGCGGTGCTGGCGCTCAGGTCCGGCCCGCGCTCGGTCATGTACGGGGCGCCGTCCAGGGCGGGAGTGTGCACCCAGCGGTTGCGGTACCACTCGGCGCGGCCCGCACGCAGGCGGATGCCGTGGACCATGCCGCTGCCCTTGAACCAGTGGCTGGGAGTGACACCGGGCTTGGGGTTGTGCCCGTTGCGCAGCAGCCGGCCGTTCAGCTCGGGGGGCAGGGAACCCTCGACGGTGAGGCCGGTGGCGGTGACCTCCTCGGTGAGGGGGGTGTAGTGGCCGGTCAGGTACGGCTTCGCAGTGGTCATGGCAGATATCTCCTCGATCGGTGTGAGAGGTGGTCAGGCAGCCTGTTCGGCACGGCTTTTGAGGTGGGAGAGCCAGCTCTCCAGGGAGTCGTGGAGGGCCTTGTGGAGGTCGTCGGCCGCGGCCTCGACCGGGGCGCCGCTCCAGGACTCCTCGGTGCGGACGGTGGTGCGCCCGCCGTCCTGCTCGAACGTCCACACGTGCACGCCGGTGATACCGGCGGCGGGACCGCCCCACACGATCCGCTCCCCGGGAACCAGCTCCCGCACGGTGGAGGTGATGTCCAGGCCGTGGGTGCGCCAGCTGAACGACCCGCCGGGCCGCAGCGGCCCCTCGGCCTCCACCCGGACCACGTCCGGGTTCCACAGCGGCCAGGCCGCAATGTCGGTGTGCAGCGCCCACACGCTCTCGAGCGGGGCGTCGATCACGGTGCTCAGGCGGACGATGACGGGAGCGCTCTCGTCGATGGTGACCATGGCTGTGCTTCTTCCTGTTCTGGACGACATGTACCGGTGGTGCCGGGCGTTCCGGGCGTGCCCGTCGTACGGATCCGGCGGCCTAGGGAGTGTTCTGCCGGACGGGGGAGAGCGGAGAGCCCGCCGGGCCGGGAGCCGGATCGGAAGCCGGCCCGGCGGGGGCGGCCGGGGTACGCGCCCCCGTGCGGCGGGTGAGGAGCAGCGCGAGGAGGGCCGTGACGGCTAGGACCGCGGCCGAGACGGTGAAGGCGGCCCGGTAGCCGGCCGTGAGCGCCTCCAGGGAGGGCCGGTCCGCGGACGCGCCGGCGGTGACGGAACCGGCCAGGGTGGCCAGGGCCGCGAGACCGATCGCCCCGCCGACCTGCCGGGTGGTGTTCACCAGCCCGCCGGCAAGACCCGCGTCCTGCCGCGGGACACCGTCCACGGCCAGCCCGGTGAGCTGGACGAAGGCGACGCTGAGCCCCAGGCCGACCAGGACGCTCGGGCCGAGGACGTCCACCGGGTAGGTGCCGTCGGCGCTCATCCGCGACAGCCACAGCAGCCCGGCCGCCTCCGTCAGCAGCGCCACGGTCAGGGTCGCGGTGGCACCGAACCGCCGGGCCACGCGCGGGGCGAGGGCGGAGCCGAGCATATGGGCGCCGGCGAGGGGGAGTTGCCCCACTCCCGTGACCAGCGGGCCCGACCCGAGGACCTGCTGCTGGTACAGCGGCAGGAAGAAGAACAGGGCGATCCACACGGACCCCAGCAGGGCCATCAGCAGATTGCCCGCACCGACCCGGCCCGCGGTGAGCAGCCGCACCGGCACCAGCGCCTGCGGCCGGCCCCGCTCGATCACACAGAAGGCCGCCAGCAGCACGACGGCGCCACCGAGCGCGCCCAGCACCGGCGGATCGCCCCAGCCGGCCCCGCGCGCGGTGGTCAGACCCCACACCAGACAGGTCAGCGCCAGCGTCACGGTGACGGTGCCCAGCAGGTCGAACCGCCCGGCCGTCTCGCGTACGGCGTCCCGGGGCACCAGCACGGCCACCGCGGCCAGCACCAGCACCGCCCCGAACGCCACCGAATGGAAGATCCACGGCCAGCCCCACGCCTGGGTGAGCACACCGCCCAGCAGAACGCCGCCCGCGGCCCCCGCACCGGAGACCGCACCCCACACCCCCAGCGCCCTGCCACGCGCCGGCCCGGGCGGGAACCCGTCCATCGCCAGCGCGAGCGCGGCCGGGGCGATCGCGGCGGCGCCGGCCCCCTGCACCGCACGGGCACCGATCAGCACACCGGGGGAGGTGGCCAGCCCCGCCGCCACCGACGCCAGCACGAACAGCGCGAGCCCGGCCACCAGCACCCGGCGGCGGCCCAGGAGATCGGCGACCCGTCCGCCCGCCAGGAGCAGCGCCCCGAACGCCAGGCCGTAGGCGTTGACCACCCAGGTGGTCCCGCCGTCCGACAGGCCCGCCCCGTCACGGATCTGAGGGAGCGCCACATTGACGATCGAGGTGGCGAGCATGACGGTGAACTGGGCCGCGGCGAGCGCCGCGAGCACCGCTCCCGGCCCGGGGGGCCGGCGTGCTGACCGGCCCGTCTGCGTGAGTGCAACGTTCATGACGCACACACTCGGCGCGGACGCTGTCCACTATCCAGACCCGGCGGGCGCGGCCACTGTCCACTGCTGTCCGCGCCTGTCCACCCGGCGCCCCGCCGCAGCCCGCCCCGCGCCCGCCGCCGCTACCTCGGGTCGTGCAGCTCCCGCTGCCACAACGCCTCGCCGAGCAGGTCCAGACCCTGACGCAGGTGACGACGGTAGGTCCCGTACGGAAGACCCAGACGGCGCGCGGCGGCCTCCTGGGTGGGCGCACCGGAGAAGTAGCCCGCCGTCAGGGCCTCACGCGCCCGCACTCCGCGCGGATCCCCCGCGAGATCGTCGACGGCCCCGCGCAGCAGGGCACGCAACTCCCCGACCGGTTCACCGAAGTCGGCCGCCAGACGGGTACGCATCAGAGCGCAGGCGGCGAACGCGTCCGTATCGCGCCAGTGCGCCAGCGCCTCGCGCACGGCCTGGTCGAACGCGGCCCGTGAGACGGGCGACGGCCCGGACGCGGACGGCGCCGGCCCGGCCGTGGCCGATATGAAACGCAGCAGCCATGCCTCCACCGGCAGCCGGCGCCAGTCCACACCGAACAGCCCGTAGGAGTACGCACCCACCCGCGGCCGCGCCCCGGTGTCGTCGAGCGTGCCCCTGACCCGCCCGGCCCAGGTCTCGGCGTCCTGGAACACCGCGAAACCGTAGGCACGGCCGCGGGCCCGCGCCGCCTCCGCATGGGCCCGGGAACTGCTCAGGTCGATGACGCGCGAGGGAACCTGGTACCGCTCGGGATAGACCGAGAAACGGCTGATGCCGATGTGCTCGCCCGCACCCACCGGCGCGGTGGCCTCGGTGTACCGCCAGGCGGCCGCGACGACGGGATCGGCCGCCACGTCCCGGGGGTCGGCCGGGGCCGGCAGGACCAGCCGGGCCGTGAACGCCACGATCCGGCCCGTGCTCACCAGCCGGTAGACGCTGAACGCCTGCGGCTGGCGCTGCGCCCAGTAGCGGACCAGCTCCGCGCCGGCCGCCCCCTCGGTCTCCTCGGCCATGCGCAGCACGACATCGATGTCATCCGGGTGCAGAGGACGGTCGTGCACCTCGTCCTCGCGGGACCAGCACCGCAGCCGGGCCAGCGTCTCGCCCTCCCGGAAGAGGTAGAAGAGATCGTCGGTGACGGTCCACACCCGCTCCTCGGGTGCCTCGCGCAGGAGGCGCAGGTACTCGTCCGCCAGGCGCCGGCGCATCGACTCGAAGGCGTTCGGCGCCCGCCAGCGCAGGTCGGCGGCGAGGGTCTCGCGCGCGGCGTCGTGCGGATGGAGCCCGCGGTGGGTCGACTCCATGAACGGCAGGTCCCGCAGCCAGGAGAAGAGCGGATGGACGTCCTCCTCGGGCAGCACCGCCGCGAGGAGTTCCTCCGACGTCGAACGGGCCTGCGCCGCCACCTCCAGGGCGCGGCGGTGGGCCGCCGTGGGCACCTCCCCGATCAGCCCCGCCAGCAGGGTGCGCAGCACATCCGCCGTCGGAGCCCAGATCTCCTGCCTGCCGCACCCCTCCGATCCCGCCGCGGCCGCCAGCGACAGCGCCAGCGGGTTGCCTCCGGCGAAGCGCAGCACCCGGTCGCGCAGTTCGGGCCGGATCTGCGCCGACACCAGCAGGCTCCGCGCCTGCTCCTCGGAGAACGGCTCCAGTTCGCTCACGTGCAGCAGCCGGGACCAGGCGGGGTCGGCGGTCCACTGCGGCTGCGGAGCACGCCGCCCGGCCAGCACCACCAGGGTGTCGTCCGCGGCTCGGGGCAGGAAGTGGTGCCACAGCCAGCTCTCCAGCCACTGGCAGTGCTCGAAGGAGTCCACGAACAGGACCGTGCCCGGAACATCCAGGAACGGACCGGTGGCGTGCTCGAAATCGGCCGGGTCCCGGCTGACGAACCGGCCGTCGAGTTCCACGAGCAGCCGGCCCGACGCACGGGCGTGGTCCGCCAGCCGCCGCAGCAGCGTCGACTTCCCGATGCCGCCCGGCCCGTACACGTAGAACGCGAACGGCGCCTGCGGATCACCGGCCAACGCCTCCCCGAACCGGCCGAGTTCCTCGTCCCGTCCCACGAAGGCCCGTACGCGCGCCCTGCTCAGTCTTTCCCCCACGGACACCATGGCGGCTCCCCTCTCCCTCGCTCCCGGCCCGGTCAGCCGACCAGTCCGATGTTGTTGTCCTCGGCGTCTCCGGTGATCAGCAGAGTGGTCTCCTCCACGCGCCGGAAGCGGCCGTCGGGTGCCATCCGGGCGAAGAGGTACACCTCGGTACGGGAGGTGTGGCCGTCGCGGTGGCCGAGGGTGACGGTGTGACGGTCGGCGTAGAGCAGCCCGTCGCGGAGCTCTTCGTGGACCTCGACGTGCCCGCTGCCGACCAGCGAGCGCAGGCGCGTCATGTGCCGGGCGAAGCCCGTCCTGTCGCTCCACACGCCGTTGGTGCGCTGGCGGTAGTCGGGGGCGAAGTGCCGGTCGATGGCTTCGGCGAGGTCCAGGCCCGGCTCGAACAGCAGATCGTGGATGGCCGTGGCGATATCGGTCGACGTCATGGTCGTCTTCTCCTGAAACAAAGTGGGGGACAGCGAAATCCGGGCTCACGCAGCCGCGGAAGGCAGGGCCCGGCACAGGCCCGGCGGGCGAGACGGCCGCAGGTCACGGCCGGCGCCGCGCTCTCAGCCGACGGGGGTGAAGTCCAGCGACAGCGCGAGCGGCCCCCGCGTGTACAGGCCGGCTTCCCGGTAGCGGAAACCGGGGCTGTAGCGGACCTCGTCGAGCAGGGGCAGCAGCATCGCGGCGACCGTCTCGATCTCGGCACGCGCGAAGGCCGCGCCGACGCACTGGTGCAGTCCGGCGCCGAAGGACAGGTGCTGGGCGGCCGCGGTGAAGGAACGGGCGGCGCCCAGGTCCGGGCGGTGGATGTCGAAGACGTCCGGGTCACCGAAGGCGCCGGGATCCCGGTTGGCCGCGCCGATCATGCAGAAGACGGTCGCACCGGCCGGGACGGTGGCGCCGGCGAACACCGCGTCCTGCTCCGCCCGGCGGGGAATGAGCTGGACCGGCGGGCTGTATCGCAGGGTCTCCGCGATCGCGGCGGCCAGCAGCCGCGGGTCCCGGCGGACCTGCGCCAGCTGCTCGGGACGGTCGATCAGGTGCTTGAAGAGCAGGGCGAGCGTCTTGTCCGCCGGCTCGGCGGCGGCGACCAGGACGTTGATGATCAGCGCGGTGACGTCGCGGTCGCTCATGACGACACCGCCGAACTCGGCCGTGCACAGCCTCGATATCAGATCGTCGCCGGGACGGCTGCGCCGCTGCTCGATGACGGGCAGGAGATAGGTCTCCAACTCCTCGGCGCAGTCGATGCAGTGCCGGCGGCGCTCGGGGGTGAGGGCGAGGCTGGTGACGAACTCGGCGACCCCGCCGTGCCAGGCGGCCACCTGCTGCCAGTCCCCTTTGTCGAGCCCCAGGACGTCGAGCGCGACGTGCACGGCGAACGGCTTGCCGAAGTCGTTGACCAGGTCCATCCGCCCCCGGGCGAGGAAAGGGGCCATGAGCTCGGCGGCGTTGGCGTGGACGGCGCGTATCTGTCTCTCCAGGGCCCGTCCGGTGAACGCCCGTACGACGATCTTCCGTTTCGCGGTGTGCTCGGCGCCGGTCATCTGGGCGAGGACCGGCCCGCGCATCACCGGCTCGGCACGCACCTGCAACATCTCGGTGCTGAAGGCCTCATGGTCGGTCAGCACCCGCTTCACGTCCTCGTGGCGGGAGAGGAAGTAGCTGTCGATCGCCGGCTCGTAGTGCACCGGAGCCCGCTCCCTCAGCCGTGCGAAGTAGCGGTGGGGGGCGGCGGCGAAGTCCTTGGACAGGACACTGAAACGGGCAGGGACCGCGGGCATGGTGAAGACCTCTCGAACAATGCAGTGGGGGAAGGAGAGCCGGGCCGGCAGGAGTCAGGAGCCGCCACGGGCCCCGGACATCGCGGCCGGACACGGCCACGGCCGGGACCGCACCCGGATGCACATCTGTGTTGTCACTCCTGTCGGCTGTCCGCCGTCCACGACGGGTTCCCGTGACCTGCGTCACGACCACGCCGCAGCGGGCACGCCCACGGCCGCGGTCCGGCCTGCAAGACGCGCGAACGACGGTACGGGTTGCGCCGGTTGGAAAGGCTGCGCACCGGCCGGCAGGACACCCTGGAGCCGGAACTCCTCAGCCGGCGGCGCCCGACCGGGCCCGGGCCCGGTCACGGAGCCACGCGACCGCTCCCACCAGCACCGCCACCCCCAGCCCGTACAGGGGCAGCCACAGGGTCGTCGTGGCCGCCAGGCACTCGGCGACCGCCTTGCGCGCCTGGTCCTGCTGCGCGAACGCCAGCGCCGCAGCGTCATTGCCGGCCAGGTTCCCCAGCGCCGCCTCCGCCTTAAGGGCCGCGTACCGCCCCGCCAGCACACAGTCGCCGCGCGTGCCCGGCATCGGGAACAGCCAGGCCCGGCGCTGCAGCAGGGGAGCGAGCGCGACCGCCACGCACAGGCCGACGATCAGCGCGTACGCGACCAGGCCGCGCATGTACGGCGAACGGATCTCCGGAGTCCACTGCGCCCGCCGCTGGAAGGCGGACATCACCGCGAGGAGCGTCACCCCGATGAACGTGGCGAACCACTGCCACGAACCCTGGGCGAGCGCGAACGTCAGCACCGCGGCGAGCCCGATGCCGATGACCCCGGGAGCGGGAGCGGCATCACCCGGTGCGGCGGACGCCGGCCTCGGGGTCACTCGGGGGCTGGGATCACTCACGGGCCTCTCCAACAGAGGGGGGACAACAGCATGCGCCCGCAACACCCCGCCGCCCCGGCCGCCGTGCCGCACGGGCCCCGCGCCCCGCCCGGATGGCCCCCGCCCGGCCGGGCCTGCGCATTTCACCCGCCGGGGCCCCAGCCGCACTGCGTCCCCCGTCAGGCCGCCCCACAATGGGATGACGGCCTGCGTGCGGCCATTCAGCGGTGTCCCGACTGCCCCGGCCGAGAGGAACGCCCCCATGCGCGCTGAGTCCTCGCCGGCCGCGCGGAGGACGGGGGCCTTCGTCGCGGTCGCCGTCGCCCTGTTCTGCATCCAGCTCGACTTCTTCGCCCTCAACCTCGCCCTTCCCGGCATCGCGGCGGAGCTCGGCATCACGGACTCGGCCGCGCAGTGGACCCTGTCCGCCTACATGCTCGCCATCGGCTGCTTCTTCATCGTCGGCGGCCGGGTGGGGGAC is drawn from Streptomyces sp. NBC_01232 and contains these coding sequences:
- a CDS encoding ABC transporter permease, with translation MSSPTTALPPAAVREAGGRGRPREVDNRAAYVSFGLAYLLGHGTAAVSRGPAPLLGLPDWLPMTLLGGGLVAGITMATLAALRAQHGASAPEVLSGKLLGAAWITAFTALFLAITGLTSVLGQPDLQSVLWPAGSGLVVGLVYLAEGAVRRNVLHYSLGVWLALASTAALAFTAPAFYWVLTLAGGGAYALAAVLEHRRLHAR
- a CDS encoding carotenoid oxygenase family protein → MTTAKPYLTGHYTPLTEEVTATGLTVEGSLPPELNGRLLRNGHNPKPGVTPSHWFKGSGMVHGIRLRAGRAEWYRNRWVHTPALDGAPYMTERGPDLSASTAGTHIIEHGGRLLALCEANFPFELTPELETVGAHDFGGKLRSAMTAHPKEDPVTGELHFFGSSPFPPFLTYYVADAKGEITDSADVPGATASLKHDFAITRRHVVFVEGNVTFDATEHSGIPYSWSDHQPARIGVMPRGGDGARHVRWFSIEPGNMLHVSNAYEDGLGRIVLEGPTVDREGFRLSWNWWVGAPGRGSEPGSRSYTRRWVIDLAEGTVGEQIIDDLPVEFPTLNEDFLGVENRYQYAIAFPDENGFGGYGVVKYDRTTGARRIHQVGDARMPSEAVFVPAADATSEDDGYLLTVVSDLKQDSSQLLVLDASGLDRVATVHLPHRVTAGIHGSWVPDSELDHGNG
- a CDS encoding SRPBCC family protein, coding for MVTIDESAPVIVRLSTVIDAPLESVWALHTDIAAWPLWNPDVVRVEAEGPLRPGGSFSWRTHGLDITSTVRELVPGERIVWGGPAAGITGVHVWTFEQDGGRTTVRTEESWSGAPVEAAADDLHKALHDSLESWLSHLKSRAEQAA
- a CDS encoding MFS transporter, translated to MNVALTQTGRSARRPPGPGAVLAALAAAQFTVMLATSIVNVALPQIRDGAGLSDGGTTWVVNAYGLAFGALLLAGGRVADLLGRRRVLVAGLALFVLASVAAGLATSPGVLIGARAVQGAGAAAIAPAALALAMDGFPPGPARGRALGVWGAVSGAGAAGGVLLGGVLTQAWGWPWIFHSVAFGAVLVLAAVAVLVPRDAVRETAGRFDLLGTVTVTLALTCLVWGLTTARGAGWGDPPVLGALGGAVVLLAAFCVIERGRPQALVPVRLLTAGRVGAGNLLMALLGSVWIALFFFLPLYQQQVLGSGPLVTGVGQLPLAGAHMLGSALAPRVARRFGATATLTVALLTEAAGLLWLSRMSADGTYPVDVLGPSVLVGLGLSVAFVQLTGLAVDGVPRQDAGLAGGLVNTTRQVGGAIGLAALATLAGSVTAGASADRPSLEALTAGYRAAFTVSAAVLAVTALLALLLTRRTGARTPAAPAGPASDPAPGPAGSPLSPVRQNTP
- a CDS encoding ATP-binding protein, with protein sequence MVSVGERLSRARVRAFVGRDEELGRFGEALAGDPQAPFAFYVYGPGGIGKSTLLRRLADHARASGRLLVELDGRFVSRDPADFEHATGPFLDVPGTVLFVDSFEHCQWLESWLWHHFLPRAADDTLVVLAGRRAPQPQWTADPAWSRLLHVSELEPFSEEQARSLLVSAQIRPELRDRVLRFAGGNPLALSLAAAAGSEGCGRQEIWAPTADVLRTLLAGLIGEVPTAAHRRALEVAAQARSTSEELLAAVLPEEDVHPLFSWLRDLPFMESTHRGLHPHDAARETLAADLRWRAPNAFESMRRRLADEYLRLLREAPEERVWTVTDDLFYLFREGETLARLRCWSREDEVHDRPLHPDDIDVVLRMAEETEGAAGAELVRYWAQRQPQAFSVYRLVSTGRIVAFTARLVLPAPADPRDVAADPVVAAAWRYTEATAPVGAGEHIGISRFSVYPERYQVPSRVIDLSSSRAHAEAARARGRAYGFAVFQDAETWAGRVRGTLDDTGARPRVGAYSYGLFGVDWRRLPVEAWLLRFISATAGPAPSASGPSPVSRAAFDQAVREALAHWRDTDAFAACALMRTRLAADFGEPVGELRALLRGAVDDLAGDPRGVRAREALTAGYFSGAPTQEAAARRLGLPYGTYRRHLRQGLDLLGEALWQRELHDPR
- a CDS encoding nuclear transport factor 2 family protein; this translates as MTSTDIATAIHDLLFEPGLDLAEAIDRHFAPDYRQRTNGVWSDRTGFARHMTRLRSLVGSGHVEVHEELRDGLLYADRHTVTLGHRDGHTSRTEVYLFARMAPDGRFRRVEETTLLITGDAEDNNIGLVG
- a CDS encoding cytochrome P450, cyclodipeptide synthase-associated produces the protein MPAVPARFSVLSKDFAAAPHRYFARLRERAPVHYEPAIDSYFLSRHEDVKRVLTDHEAFSTEMLQVRAEPVMRGPVLAQMTGAEHTAKRKIVVRAFTGRALERQIRAVHANAAELMAPFLARGRMDLVNDFGKPFAVHVALDVLGLDKGDWQQVAAWHGGVAEFVTSLALTPERRRHCIDCAEELETYLLPVIEQRRSRPGDDLISRLCTAEFGGVVMSDRDVTALIINVLVAAAEPADKTLALLFKHLIDRPEQLAQVRRDPRLLAAAIAETLRYSPPVQLIPRRAEQDAVFAGATVPAGATVFCMIGAANRDPGAFGDPDVFDIHRPDLGAARSFTAAAQHLSFGAGLHQCVGAAFARAEIETVAAMLLPLLDEVRYSPGFRYREAGLYTRGPLALSLDFTPVG